The Anaerobiospirillum thomasii genome contains the following window.
CATAGGCAGTAAGACGGGCACCTTGCAGTAAAGGTCTGGTCTCATCTGAAAATACCTTGATTTTCATGCCCTTTTCATGAGCTATATACATAGGAGCAGTGGCTGTGCCATATTTGGCTGTGGCAAGCTGACCTGCATTGCAGTGAGTTAAGAGACCATCGCCGTCTTTAATCAGGGTAACACCGTACTCACCTATGTTACGGCAGATCCAGATATCCTCATCTACAATAGCCTGAGCCTCTTTTTTCAAAAGCTCAACAATCTTATCTACGGCCAGGGTTTTATTATCCTGTACCACCTTGTCCATGCGCTTTAGTGCCCATGACAGATTTACAGCTGTCGGACGGGCAGAGTCTAGATAATCTTTGGCTTTGACAAAATCTGCATAGAAAGAGTCAAAATCCTTTTTGCTCTTAAAGATCTCACAGGCGGCAAGATAGATGCCAATGGCCGCAGCGTCACCAATAGCAGGAGCTCCGCGCACTTTGAGCTCATAAATTGCCTGCCATATATCCTTTTGCTCGGTTAAATGTAAAATCTTGGTTTC
Protein-coding sequences here:
- the mtnA gene encoding S-methyl-5-thioribose-1-phosphate isomerase — translated: MSILDYATVSLDDEKKALVIIDQTLLPNETKILHLTEQKDIWQAIYELKVRGAPAIGDAAAIGIYLAACEIFKSKKDFDSFYADFVKAKDYLDSARPTAVNLSWALKRMDKVVQDNKTLAVDKIVELLKKEAQAIVDEDIWICRNIGEYGVTLIKDGDGLLTHCNAGQLATAKYGTATAPMYIAHEKGMKIKVFSDETRPLLQGARLTAYELHSAGIDVTSICDSAAPTVMRNGWVQAVFVGCDRVAANGDFANKIGTSAVALAAKRFGIPFYVCAPTSTIDLGTKSGSEIVIEERDGKEVSHMWYEKPMIADGVKIYNPAFDVTDHDLVTGFVTEYGIVKAPFEQGLAEVVKKADSKDK